One Bythopirellula goksoeyrii genomic window, GGTAGACTACGCTCTAAGACGTCGATTCGCATTTATTCGCATGTCACCAGACTATGACGTGCTGGCCCGCGCGCACACCGATTCTGGTTTCGATGTTGCCGGGCTCGTGGCAGTGCTCAAAGAGCTTAACCAGGAGATCGGCGATCCGCACTACGAGATCGGCATCTCTTTCTTTTTAGTCGATAACCTTGAGGAGCAGCTCGAAGATATTTGGGTCATGGAGATCGTACCCTACTTGGAGGAGTACTTTTTTGACAATCTACCCAAGGCAGACCAGTTCCGCTGGGAAAAGGTAGGGGATCGTATCTGCGAATGACCCTATCAGTTCTCCATCTCACGGAACATAAGACGACTCGCTTCGCGCCAGATGAGCTTCCGGCTTCATTGGGAGAGCAGCTATGGACTCAGTATAGCGATAGGATTCTCGTCGAGCCCCCCTCTTTCAAGACGGGCAACCATTGGTTGTTGACACCCCAAGGTTGGGCTGGCCACATTCCAATCGATCATGACCACCGCGTGTTCATCGAGCCAAAAGTTGAGATCAGTAGTCTCTTCCAAATGCTGGAGTATGCCTACAGACTTACTTTTCTTGCACCTGGCGAAATGGTTGGTGCCAGCAGCATGCTTGAATTCTATGAGCGTTTAGCAAAGGTACTTGCACTTAGAATACTTGATCGAAGCCGAAAAGGATTTCACCGCGAGTATGTCGCTCGTTCCAACAAGCTTCCTTATCTGCGCGGCAAGCTAAACTTGGATTCAATGCTTAGGACTCCAACAGAAGTCTCGCTAGACTGTAGCTATCACGAGAACACGGCGGATATCGAAGACAATCAGATCCTGGCCTGGACTCTCTACTGCATCGCGAGACACGGCTTTGGCAGGTCTGAAGTAGCCCAACTCGTCAGGCGAGCTTTTCGCGCGGTGCACAGTGCAGCGAGCTTGAATCCCTGTTCACCTTCGGTCTGCACGAACAGGGCATATACGAGATTAAACAATGATTACTCGCCCATGCACGCTCTCTGCCGATTTTTTCTTGAAC contains:
- a CDS encoding McrC family protein, whose protein sequence is MTLSVLHLTEHKTTRFAPDELPASLGEQLWTQYSDRILVEPPSFKTGNHWLLTPQGWAGHIPIDHDHRVFIEPKVEISSLFQMLEYAYRLTFLAPGEMVGASSMLEFYERLAKVLALRILDRSRKGFHREYVARSNKLPYLRGKLNLDSMLRTPTEVSLDCSYHENTADIEDNQILAWTLYCIARHGFGRSEVAQLVRRAFRAVHSAASLNPCSPSVCTNRAYTRLNNDYSPMHALCRFFLEHGGPGHQQGSRSMLPFLVNMPRLYELFVAEWLRMHLPDNLTISEQYGVPLGHQNAVRFEIDLLICDRHTGQPLVLLDTKYKTPNSPSASDLEQVIAYAKAISCERAMLVYPQELPTPFDHTVGGDIHVWTAAFALTGDIDENGRKFLVSLLAQLERSTPT